In one Bombyx mori chromosome 4, ASM3026992v2 genomic region, the following are encoded:
- the LOC101742515 gene encoding WW domain-containing oxidoreductase isoform X2, which translates to MIRFLLTKTNKVTKGLDLKDKTCLITGANSGVGLEMTKCLNLCGCTVLMACRNTYAASVVAKNTCLKPDSLRLYELNLASLRSVRKCSDDLLNKEKKIDIVILNAGIFGLPWTETVDKLEITFQVNYLSQYYLLMNIEDILADNARVVIISSESHRYVTLPFNEILTPTEETLSLPKNKYSSIKAYNISKLCGILAMHNLGYRWLNTKKTVISAHPGSFVKTRLCRNWWLYEAIYTGMKPFTKTIAQAASTPLYCATSSDLNGLSAIYYKNCERCQESDLASNLQLSFRINDLTKDIIRDRVTMSELPVSLSDTRQKHDVEHNIEDSLLTNYSN; encoded by the exons ATGATTCGATTTCTTCTCACCAAGACGAACAAA GTGACAAAAGGTCtagatttaaaagataaaacaTGTTTGATAACTGGAGCGAACAGCGGCGTCGGTTTAGAAATGAcgaaatgtttaaatttatgcGGATGCACTGTCCTCATGGCGTGCCGGAACACGTATGCTGCAAGCGTCGTCGCTAAAAATACATGCCTCAAACCCGATAGTCTACGACTTTACGAATTAAATCTTGCTTCACTTAGATCTGTGCGAAAATGCTCTGATGatcttttaaataaagaaaa AAAAATTGATATTGTTATCCTGAATGCTGGAATTTTCGGCTTACCTTGGACAGAGACTGTGGATAAATTGGAAATAACGTTTCAAGTCAACTATCTAAGCCAATATTATCTGCTCATGAATATCGAAGATATTCTTGCCGATAATGCAAGAGTCGTAATAATATCGTCAGAATCTCAcag ATACGTAACGTTgccttttaatgaaatattaacgCCAACTGAGGAAACACTTTCACTtcccaaaaataaatatagctCCATCAAAGcatataatatttcaaaattgtgTGGAATATTAGCCATGCATAATCTAGGATATCGTTGGCTAAACACTAAGAAAACTGTGATCAGCGCGCACCCGGGTTCATTTGTGAAAACAAGATTGTGTCGTAATTGGTGGCTTTACGAAGCTATCTACACCGGGATGAAACCGTTTACCAAAACTATA GCTCAAGCTGCTAGTACACCACTGTACTGCGCTACATCATCCGATTTGAATGGTTTATCGGCGATCTATTACAAGAATTGTGAACGTTGTCAAGAGAGCGACCTGGCTAGCAATCTCCAGTTATCGTTTCGAATAAACGATTTGACCAAAGACATTATTCGAGATAGAGTGACGATGTCAGAGTTGCCAGTTTCTTTGTCAGACACGCGTCAAAAACACGACGTCGAACACAATATCGAAGATTCACTTTTAACGAACTATTCAAATTGA
- the LOC101742515 gene encoding WW domain-containing oxidoreductase isoform X1 — MLRFVDRMATVTTRNLILNDKVRAFSSSKVKSLVENYFDLNFRIHGPTGEEVTKGLDLKDKTCLITGANSGVGLEMTKCLNLCGCTVLMACRNTYAASVVAKNTCLKPDSLRLYELNLASLRSVRKCSDDLLNKEKKIDIVILNAGIFGLPWTETVDKLEITFQVNYLSQYYLLMNIEDILADNARVVIISSESHRYVTLPFNEILTPTEETLSLPKNKYSSIKAYNISKLCGILAMHNLGYRWLNTKKTVISAHPGSFVKTRLCRNWWLYEAIYTGMKPFTKTIAQAASTPLYCATSSDLNGLSAIYYKNCERCQESDLASNLQLSFRINDLTKDIIRDRVTMSELPVSLSDTRQKHDVEHNIEDSLLTNYSN; from the exons ATGCTACGTTTTGTTGATCGTATGGCGAC CGTCACAACTCGAAACctcattttaaatgataaagtaaGAGCCTTTAGTTCTTCTAAAGTCAAATCTTTggttgaaaattattttgatttaaattttcgaATACACGGACCAACTGGCGAAGAG GTGACAAAAGGTCtagatttaaaagataaaacaTGTTTGATAACTGGAGCGAACAGCGGCGTCGGTTTAGAAATGAcgaaatgtttaaatttatgcGGATGCACTGTCCTCATGGCGTGCCGGAACACGTATGCTGCAAGCGTCGTCGCTAAAAATACATGCCTCAAACCCGATAGTCTACGACTTTACGAATTAAATCTTGCTTCACTTAGATCTGTGCGAAAATGCTCTGATGatcttttaaataaagaaaa AAAAATTGATATTGTTATCCTGAATGCTGGAATTTTCGGCTTACCTTGGACAGAGACTGTGGATAAATTGGAAATAACGTTTCAAGTCAACTATCTAAGCCAATATTATCTGCTCATGAATATCGAAGATATTCTTGCCGATAATGCAAGAGTCGTAATAATATCGTCAGAATCTCAcag ATACGTAACGTTgccttttaatgaaatattaacgCCAACTGAGGAAACACTTTCACTtcccaaaaataaatatagctCCATCAAAGcatataatatttcaaaattgtgTGGAATATTAGCCATGCATAATCTAGGATATCGTTGGCTAAACACTAAGAAAACTGTGATCAGCGCGCACCCGGGTTCATTTGTGAAAACAAGATTGTGTCGTAATTGGTGGCTTTACGAAGCTATCTACACCGGGATGAAACCGTTTACCAAAACTATA GCTCAAGCTGCTAGTACACCACTGTACTGCGCTACATCATCCGATTTGAATGGTTTATCGGCGATCTATTACAAGAATTGTGAACGTTGTCAAGAGAGCGACCTGGCTAGCAATCTCCAGTTATCGTTTCGAATAAACGATTTGACCAAAGACATTATTCGAGATAGAGTGACGATGTCAGAGTTGCCAGTTTCTTTGTCAGACACGCGTCAAAAACACGACGTCGAACACAATATCGAAGATTCACTTTTAACGAACTATTCAAATTGA